From one Coffea eugenioides isolate CCC68of chromosome 11, Ceug_1.0, whole genome shotgun sequence genomic stretch:
- the LOC113751408 gene encoding chorismate mutase 1, chloroplastic: protein MEAQLFTVASASASLTLLLPPSDSSKPISLFPPPTHRWNSNGFFKIVTCAAPKHGIHSTEAIETTIGLPRKNRVDETKIYTLEGIRSNLIRQEDSIIFNLLERAQFCFNKQTYNADAFAMDGFRGSLVEYIVKETEKLHASVGRYKSPDEHPFFPDDLPNPLLPPLLYPQVLHPAANSININLKIWDMYFRNLLPRLVKEGDDSNYGSAAVCDTICLQALSKRIHYGKFVAEAKYRASPDVYNAAIKAQDSTRLMALLTYPEVEEVIKKRVEMKTRTYGQEVTLGGGENGTDPAYKINPSLVADLYEDWIMPLTKKVQIEYLLRRLD from the exons ATGGAGGCCCAGCTGTTTACAGTGGCTTCAGCCTCTGCTTCACTgactcttcttcttcctccttcgGATTCCTCAAAACCCATTTCCCTTTTCCCCCCTCCAACCCATCGATGGAATTCCAACGGCTTTTTCAAAATTGTCACCTGCGCTGCTCCGAAGCATGGCATTCACTCCACTGAAGCAATTGAAACTACTATCGG ATTGCCAAGGAAAAATAGGGTTGATGAGACTAAAATATATACCCTTGAGGGTATAAGGAGTAATTTGATTCGACAGGAGGATAGCATAATTTTCAACCTTTTGGAGAGGGCTCAGTTCTGTTTCAATAAACAGACATATAATGCTGATGCTTTTGCCATGGATGGATTCAGAGGTTCTTTGGTTGAGTACATTGTCAAAGAAACTGAAAAGCTTCATGCTAGT GTTGGGAGATATAAGAGCCCCGATGAGCATCCTTTCTTCCCAGATGATTTACCTAACCCACTGTTGCCGCCTTTGCTGTACCCACAG GTTTTGCATCCTGCTGCTAATTCGATTAATATCAATCTCAAGATATGGGACATGTATTTCAGAAATCTTCTTCCTAGATTAGTTAAAGAAGGTGACGATAGTAATTATGGATCAGCAGCCGTTTGTGACACAATTTGCTTGCAG GCCTTGTCAAAGAGAATCCATTATGGTAAGTTTGTTGCAGAAGCAAAATATCGGGCCTCACCAGATGTTTATAATGCTGCTATTAAAGCACAA GACAGTACCCGACTTATGGCTTTGTTAACATACCCAGAAGTGGAAGAGGTTATCAAAAAGAGAGTAGAGATGAAAACCAGAACTTATGGGCAAGAGGTGACTTTAGGTGGGGGAGAAAATGGAACTGATCCAGCTTACAAAATCAATCCATCTCTAGTAGCTGATTTATACGAGGACTGGATCATGCCATTGACAAAGAAAGTTCAAATTGAATATCTTCTGAGAAGACTGGATTAA
- the LOC113752949 gene encoding lamin-like protein, with protein sequence MEGLSLRSRGIGWSMAAAVLTAAVLLVMLPQVSSIRYIVGSNMGGWAPNVNFTIWAQDKHFYNGDWLYFVYDRNQMNVIEVNKTDFDSCNSDHPLQNWTTGAGRDVVPLNITKTYYFISGKGFCYGGVKVAIHVENLPPPPASLPQKSDSPSLLLSTFRGQVFIPTLFAAAALWDAFILRL encoded by the exons ATGGAGGGGTTGAGCCTGAGGAGTAGGGGTATTGGGTGGTCAATGGCGGCGGCGGTGCTAACAGCAGCCGTGTTATTAGTGATGCTGCCTCAAGTCTCATCTATTCGCTACATTGTGGGATCTAACATGGGTGGTTGGGCCCCTAATGTTAACTTCACTATCTGGGCTCAAGACAAACATTTCTACAATGGTGATTGGCTTT ATTTCGTGTACGATAGGAACCAGATGAATGTGATTGAGGTAAACAAGACCGATTTTGATTCATGCAATTCGGATCATCCTCTTCAGAATTGGACGACCGGAGCAGGAAGGGATGTTGTTCCGCTGAACATAACTAAGACTTATTATTTCATCAGTGGAAAGGGCTTCTGCTATGGAGGAGTGAAGGTAGCAATTCATGTTGAAAATCTACCTCCCCCACCAGCATCCTTGCCTCAAAAGAGTGATTCACCAAGTCTGCTGCTGTCCACTTTCAGAGGCCAGGTTTTCATACCAACTCTTTTTGCAGCTGCTGCTTTATGGGATGCCTTTATTCTACGCTTGTGA
- the LOC113752787 gene encoding lamin-like protein, whose protein sequence is MFRLAAHTNAAAAAAVLARRSGTPTGCRIWFLDGLIIMMLGKRGGALWLLVAAATLTCAASRLIQVGGKPGWRPDVNYTEWAAQQQLCVGDWLLFRFDKRMYNVLEVNRTNYELCNDHDFIQNITRGGRDVFQLTEARPYYFLCGGGYCYGGMKVAINAVEASPPAPEPTPKNGSPVTTTSSNLLALTMVSAAAAVIWCHGFPPFTVHRL, encoded by the exons ATGTTTCGGTTGGCCGCTCACACCaatgctgctgctgctgctgcagtACTTGCAAGGAGATCCGGTACGCCAACGGGTTGTCGTATC TGGTTCTTGGATGGTTTGATCATCATGATGCTGGGCAAAAGGGGTGGTGCATTATGGCTGTTGGTGGCGGCGGCAACGCTAACCTGCGCTGCCAGCAGACTCATCCAGGTTGGAGGTAAGCCTGGTTGGAGACCGGACGTTAACTACACCGAATGGGCCGCTCAGCAGCAGCTTTGCGTGGGAGATTGGCTCC TGTTCAGATTCGATAAGAGGATGTACAACGTGCTGGAGGTGAACCGGACAAACTACGAGCTGTGCAACGACCATGATTTCATACAGAACATTACAAGGGGTGGGAGAGACGTATTCCAACTCACTGAGGCCAGGCCTTACTACTTCCTCTGCGGCGGAGGCTATTGTTACGGTGGCATGAAGGTGGCTATTAATGCTGTTGAAGCATCCCCACCTGCACCTGAACCCACCCCCAAAAATGGTTCCCCAGTGACAACAACCAGCAGCAACCTGCTTGCTCTAACCATGGTTTCTGCTGCTGCGGCTGTAATTTGGTGTCATGGGTTTCCGCCTTTCACCGTTCACCGACTTTAG
- the LOC113754259 gene encoding uncharacterized protein LOC113754259 isoform X2 — MAAAASPVSVTSSPNYRTNPSQTRKLPSQSWPPTTPTRFSQPLSSRRPSIAGAAQSMKQPSSSAQPNPEVHLSLDAVQRFIHLNFGNWTGTFHQFDSQGNLMHKISTKLAAGSYGEDELISLIQTLYIKQPPSTTSFSGIDDDEAEWSEYKIKEINMFTMDKYQQIGFFPKERAFALRYQTAGMLETVLRQGVLGEDDIGEESPKNLKLPSRQPSIVCENCLYSLEKDRRVRAFHVMDPKGILDMLLVFLEDRGSTAPIPPTFDDSQDYGDRIKPILGTWKGHSITKRSGVYGATLARADTVAVLEINKDGQLIQDIASTLEGRDITTNVHWTGTMSKNLVTFDGGFQLILLPGGMYMGCPCDVAKCVQESKSFHLEFCWLESPGKRQRLVRTYDVEGLAVSSTYFLESRLCAPGF, encoded by the exons ATGGCAGCGGCTGCCTCTCCTGTCTCAGTAACTTCATCGCCGAATTATCGCACCAATCCATCTCAAACCCGAAAGCTCCCTTCCCAATCATGGCCTCCCACTACTCCAACACGCTTTTCTCAACCCCTTTCCTCACGTCGGCCATCCATCGCCGGAGCTGCTCAATCCATGAAGCAACCATCGTCGTCCGCACAACCCAATCCAGAAGTACACTTGAGCCTCGATGCGGTTCAACGATTTATTCACCTCAATTTTGGGAACTGGACCGGCACTTTCCAC CAATTTGATAGCCAGGGGAATTTGATGCATAAAATAAGTACCAAGCTTGCTGCGGGTTCTTATGGCGAAGATGAACTCATAAGTTTGATTCAAAC GTTATACATCAAACAACCTCCATCAACGACTTCATTTTCTGGAATTGATGATGATGAGGCAGAATGGTCTGAGTACAAAATCAAAGAGATCAACATGTTTACTATGGATAAATATCAGCAG ATTGGTTTTTTCCCCAAAGAGAGGGCATTTGCATTGAGGTACCAGACTGCTGGAATGTTAGAAACTGTGCTCAGACAAGGGGTGTTAGGCGAGGATGATATTGGAGAAGAATCACCCAA AAATCTAAAGCTTCCCTCGAGACAACCTTCTATTGTATGTGAGAATTGCCTATATTCACTGGAGAAAGATCGGCGAGTAAGAGCTTTCCATGTCATGGATCCAAAAGGAATTCTGGATATGCTCCTTGTCTTCCTTGAAGATAGAGGTAGCACTGCACCTATTCCACCTACCTTTGATGATTCTCAG GATTATGGAGACAGGATTAAACCTATTCTGGGTACATGGAAAGGGCATTCTATCACAAAGCGCAGCGGTGTTTATGGAGCAACACTTGCTCGAGCTGACACTGTGGCTGTACTTGAAATAAATAAGGATGGTCAACTAATCCAG GATATTGCATCGACATTGGAGGGGAGAGATATTACTACTAATGTACATTGGACGGGGACCATGTCAAAGAATTTGGTTACCTTTGACGGAGGTTTCCAGCTGATTTTACTGCCTGGGGGTATGTACATGGGATGCCCATGTGACGTGGCAAAGTGTGTTCAAGAATCTAAATCGTTCCACTTGGAGTTCTGCTGGCTTGAGTCACCTGGAAAAAGACAGAGACTGGTCCGTACTTATGACGTGGAAGGCCTCGCTGTCTCCTCAACATACTTCTTGGAGAGCAGA CTTTGTGCTCCTGGATTCTGA
- the LOC113754259 gene encoding uncharacterized protein LOC113754259 isoform X1 produces MAAAASPVSVTSSPNYRTNPSQTRKLPSQSWPPTTPTRFSQPLSSRRPSIAGAAQSMKQPSSSAQPNPEVHLSLDAVQRFIHLNFGNWTGTFHQFDSQGNLMHKISTKLAAGSYGEDELISLIQTLYIKQPPSTTSFSGIDDDEAEWSEYKIKEINMFTMDKYQQIGFFPKERAFALRYQTAGMLETVLRQGVLGEDDIGEESPKNLKLPSRQPSIVCENCLYSLEKDRRVRAFHVMDPKGILDMLLVFLEDRGSTAPIPPTFDDSQDYGDRIKPILGTWKGHSITKRSGVYGATLARADTVAVLEINKDGQLIQDIASTLEGRDITTNVHWTGTMSKNLVTFDGGFQLILLPGGMYMGCPCDVAKCVQESKSFHLEFCWLESPGKRQRLVRTYDVEGLAVSSTYFLESRFTLDKPFASRITVILAVQYLHSEDLNQKQNFLSIVLNMLSKFF; encoded by the exons ATGGCAGCGGCTGCCTCTCCTGTCTCAGTAACTTCATCGCCGAATTATCGCACCAATCCATCTCAAACCCGAAAGCTCCCTTCCCAATCATGGCCTCCCACTACTCCAACACGCTTTTCTCAACCCCTTTCCTCACGTCGGCCATCCATCGCCGGAGCTGCTCAATCCATGAAGCAACCATCGTCGTCCGCACAACCCAATCCAGAAGTACACTTGAGCCTCGATGCGGTTCAACGATTTATTCACCTCAATTTTGGGAACTGGACCGGCACTTTCCAC CAATTTGATAGCCAGGGGAATTTGATGCATAAAATAAGTACCAAGCTTGCTGCGGGTTCTTATGGCGAAGATGAACTCATAAGTTTGATTCAAAC GTTATACATCAAACAACCTCCATCAACGACTTCATTTTCTGGAATTGATGATGATGAGGCAGAATGGTCTGAGTACAAAATCAAAGAGATCAACATGTTTACTATGGATAAATATCAGCAG ATTGGTTTTTTCCCCAAAGAGAGGGCATTTGCATTGAGGTACCAGACTGCTGGAATGTTAGAAACTGTGCTCAGACAAGGGGTGTTAGGCGAGGATGATATTGGAGAAGAATCACCCAA AAATCTAAAGCTTCCCTCGAGACAACCTTCTATTGTATGTGAGAATTGCCTATATTCACTGGAGAAAGATCGGCGAGTAAGAGCTTTCCATGTCATGGATCCAAAAGGAATTCTGGATATGCTCCTTGTCTTCCTTGAAGATAGAGGTAGCACTGCACCTATTCCACCTACCTTTGATGATTCTCAG GATTATGGAGACAGGATTAAACCTATTCTGGGTACATGGAAAGGGCATTCTATCACAAAGCGCAGCGGTGTTTATGGAGCAACACTTGCTCGAGCTGACACTGTGGCTGTACTTGAAATAAATAAGGATGGTCAACTAATCCAG GATATTGCATCGACATTGGAGGGGAGAGATATTACTACTAATGTACATTGGACGGGGACCATGTCAAAGAATTTGGTTACCTTTGACGGAGGTTTCCAGCTGATTTTACTGCCTGGGGGTATGTACATGGGATGCCCATGTGACGTGGCAAAGTGTGTTCAAGAATCTAAATCGTTCCACTTGGAGTTCTGCTGGCTTGAGTCACCTGGAAAAAGACAGAGACTGGTCCGTACTTATGACGTGGAAGGCCTCGCTGTCTCCTCAACATACTTCTTGGAGAGCAGA TTTACATTGGACAAGCCCTTTGCAAGCAGAATTACAGTAATCCTTGCCGTCCAGTACCTACATTCAGAAGATTTGAACCAGAAACAGAATTTCCTATCGATCGTATTAAACATGCTTTCGAAGTTTTTTTAG
- the LOC113754259 gene encoding uncharacterized protein LOC113754259 isoform X3 gives MAAAASPVSVTSSPNYRTNPSQTRKLPSQSWPPTTPTRFSQPLSSRRPSIAGAAQSMKQPSSSAQPNPEVHLSLDAVQRFIHLNFGNWTGTFHQFDSQGNLMHKISTKLAAGSYGEDELISLIQTLYIKQPPSTTSFSGIDDDEAEWSEYKIKEINMFTMDKYQQIGFFPKERAFALRYQTAGMLETVLRQGVLGEDDIGEESPKNLKLPSRQPSIVCENCLYSLEKDRRVRAFHVMDPKGILDMLLVFLEDRGSTAPIPPTFDDSQDYGDRIKPILGTWKGHSITKRSGVYGATLARADTVAVLEINKDGQLIQFSLFPTGYCIDIGGERYYY, from the exons ATGGCAGCGGCTGCCTCTCCTGTCTCAGTAACTTCATCGCCGAATTATCGCACCAATCCATCTCAAACCCGAAAGCTCCCTTCCCAATCATGGCCTCCCACTACTCCAACACGCTTTTCTCAACCCCTTTCCTCACGTCGGCCATCCATCGCCGGAGCTGCTCAATCCATGAAGCAACCATCGTCGTCCGCACAACCCAATCCAGAAGTACACTTGAGCCTCGATGCGGTTCAACGATTTATTCACCTCAATTTTGGGAACTGGACCGGCACTTTCCAC CAATTTGATAGCCAGGGGAATTTGATGCATAAAATAAGTACCAAGCTTGCTGCGGGTTCTTATGGCGAAGATGAACTCATAAGTTTGATTCAAAC GTTATACATCAAACAACCTCCATCAACGACTTCATTTTCTGGAATTGATGATGATGAGGCAGAATGGTCTGAGTACAAAATCAAAGAGATCAACATGTTTACTATGGATAAATATCAGCAG ATTGGTTTTTTCCCCAAAGAGAGGGCATTTGCATTGAGGTACCAGACTGCTGGAATGTTAGAAACTGTGCTCAGACAAGGGGTGTTAGGCGAGGATGATATTGGAGAAGAATCACCCAA AAATCTAAAGCTTCCCTCGAGACAACCTTCTATTGTATGTGAGAATTGCCTATATTCACTGGAGAAAGATCGGCGAGTAAGAGCTTTCCATGTCATGGATCCAAAAGGAATTCTGGATATGCTCCTTGTCTTCCTTGAAGATAGAGGTAGCACTGCACCTATTCCACCTACCTTTGATGATTCTCAG GATTATGGAGACAGGATTAAACCTATTCTGGGTACATGGAAAGGGCATTCTATCACAAAGCGCAGCGGTGTTTATGGAGCAACACTTGCTCGAGCTGACACTGTGGCTGTACTTGAAATAAATAAGGATGGTCAACTAATCCAG ttttcCTTGTTTCCTACAGGATATTGCATCGACATTGGAGGGGAGAGATATTACTACTAA